The genomic segment GAGTATGCCTGATTTTTAAGGCAAAGAAAAGGCTTGTTCAAGAACTAAGCAATTTTTAATCGATATTTCTTGATCAATTGCTTTACTCGATTTAGGATCAATTATTGTTGGATCTTTCGAGCTTGTCTGTGGATCTGTCTGAGTCTGACGGTGGATTTTGTAGATGATTTGTTTGTCAGCATATCTGGCACCACTTGTATTGTCTTGTCCTACAATAGTAATTGGTTATCGTTGAAACAGTTGTTTGCCCCACCACTTTGACATTGATAGTTATGGCTttctcaaaagaaaataattcacTTATTAAGCTGATGTTTTGGGCTACACAAAGCTGGCTTGCCTGAGTTGTGGCCGTAGCTTTTTGCAAACTCTTTTTTTAGGTAAATTTACGTTAGTAGTAGAACTCTTAAGGTCCTTGAGAAGCTTTGCTTTCAATCATGTTTTCATTGAAGTTTTAAAAGGTATTCCAATCCGATTTCATACAATGTTGAATTTAGAATTGGTTGcgataacaataaaaatatagagagaaaggtcagtgatcatcatcatcctcttaaGCCGTATCGACCTCTTTGCCCTTCTTGTTCCTCCGCCGCAGGAGACTGGGCTTGTAGCCGGCCTCGAGCAACTTCTCAACCTCTTCAAACTGAAGCCCCTTGGTCTCAGGAACGAGCAGCCAAATGAAGAAGAGCCCGATTGCGGAGAAGCCGGCAAAGAGAAGGAAGGTCCCAGAGGAGCCGAGAGCGTGGGTGAGTGAGAGGAAACTTTCACTCACAATGAGATTGGAGACCCAATTCGAGACGGCTGCTATCCCTCCACCAATACCTCTATACTTGAGTGGATAGATCTCAGAGTTGACGATCCACGGGACAGTACCCATACCTGGAGCATACACTATGATGTAAAGCCCCAAAAACACTATTGCTAAGAACCCAAACTTGCTTGGGCATCCATCTTTGAAATATGTTCTTCCTCTTGAGCCGCAAGTTGCTTTCATATCATCCGACAACACCACGCATGCTCCTGGTGCATAGGGCTGTACTCCGCTGGCACAGAATCCACATTCGGACCTTAGACACTTCATGCAGTTCCACCTTGAAGGAGGAGCATTTTCGGCTGCTAGCGGGACATACGCTGGACAAGTAGCATTTGGAGCAAACGTCCTCGACTCCATCGCATCGATCTTGGGGGCGTGAATGGCTGCTTGCGAGAACACACTGGCTAATATGATAAGACATGTTATGATCCCAAACATAGAGATGATCATCAGCTTCCTTCTCCCGTACCTATCCACAAACATCATGCTCACTATCGAACCCACCGCGTTCAAACCAGAAGTAATGAGAGACAAGGCCATAGCTGTCTTGTTGGAGGCGTAACCAGCGAACTGCACAATTGAAGGACTGTAGTACATGACAGTATTGATCCCCACAAACTGCTGTGCCACTTGCACTGTGATACCAGCCGCGAGTCCACGTCTAACAACAGGATTCCCGAAAGCTCCTTTGATCTTTGCGCTGAAGCTATCTCCGATGATCGCCTCGTCCGCCTTCTCCGCCTCGACTGACTCTTTCAAAGCTAACATCTCCGCCTCCACTTCGTCCGCCGGGTAAATCTTCTCAAGAATCGCTCTAGATTCCGCAATCCTATCCTTTCTGTATAACCACCGTGGAGATTCAGGCAGAGACAACATAAGCACAAACTGAACTATTGCCGGAACTCCCGCAACTCCCAACATCCATCTCCATGTTCCCGGAGTCTgtttcattaacattttcaatCAAGATTTTGGAGACTTTTCtcatttgatgatataataacAAAACAGAGCTAATCATTATTTACTTACATGGACAAAAGCAAGATTGATAAGGTAGGAGAAGAACT from the Camelina sativa cultivar DH55 chromosome 12, Cs, whole genome shotgun sequence genome contains:
- the LOC104731965 gene encoding inositol transporter 4-like encodes the protein MVEGGIAKADKTEFTECWRTTWKTPYIMRLALSAGIGGLLFGYDTGVISGALLFIREDFDEVDKKTWLQSTIVSMAVAGAIVGAAVGGWINDKFGRRMSILIADVLFLIGAIVMALAPAPWVIIVGRIFVGFGVGMASMTSPLYISEASPARIRGALVSTNGLLITGGQFFSYLINLAFVHTPGTWRWMLGVAGVPAIVQFVLMLSLPESPRWLYRKDRIAESRAILEKIYPADEVEAEMLALKESVEAEKADEAIIGDSFSAKIKGAFGNPVVRRGLAAGITVQVAQQFVGINTVMYYSPSIVQFAGYASNKTAMALSLITSGLNAVGSIVSMMFVDRYGRRKLMIISMFGIITCLIILASVFSQAAIHAPKIDAMESRTFAPNATCPAYVPLAAENAPPSRWNCMKCLRSECGFCASGVQPYAPGACVVLSDDMKATCGSRGRTYFKDGCPSKFGFLAIVFLGLYIIVYAPGMGTVPWIVNSEIYPLKYRGIGGGIAAVSNWVSNLIVSESFLSLTHALGSSGTFLLFAGFSAIGLFFIWLLVPETKGLQFEEVEKLLEAGYKPSLLRRRNKKGKEVDTA